One Sphingobacteruim zhuxiongii DNA window includes the following coding sequences:
- a CDS encoding DUF2071 domain-containing protein yields MNRLKEHPFAVEAFFERSLVLTFAVPKEEVAALIPPCLSLDTHQDQWAFIAVAMVQTKNLRPKGFPKIMGSDFFLVGYRVFVRYTNAQGKRLRGLYILKSETDSRRMTFFGNLFTEYRYTTTDIQQQSTTSSETISSSKSQFQVKIRKTADEVALPEGSVFQDWKEARRFAGPLPFTFTYDADSKKVLIIEGLREDWVPKPVDVESFNFNFLDTLGLSFYKLANAFAIYNIPYHWKKGKVEQWK; encoded by the coding sequence ATGAATCGCTTAAAAGAACATCCTTTCGCTGTGGAAGCATTCTTTGAGCGTTCCCTTGTATTGACCTTTGCGGTACCTAAAGAAGAAGTAGCCGCGCTAATTCCGCCCTGCTTAAGCTTAGATACCCATCAGGATCAATGGGCATTTATTGCCGTGGCAATGGTGCAAACCAAAAATCTACGCCCAAAGGGATTTCCAAAAATAATGGGAAGCGACTTCTTTCTAGTTGGCTATCGAGTCTTCGTGCGCTATACCAATGCGCAAGGGAAGCGCCTGCGGGGGCTATACATTCTGAAATCAGAAACTGATAGTCGCAGGATGACGTTCTTTGGCAACTTGTTTACCGAATATCGGTATACAACAACGGATATACAGCAGCAAAGCACCACGAGCAGCGAAACGATTTCCTCCAGTAAATCGCAGTTTCAAGTCAAGATCCGTAAAACTGCTGACGAGGTAGCATTACCCGAGGGATCGGTCTTTCAAGATTGGAAGGAAGCTCGACGATTTGCTGGTCCGCTGCCTTTTACCTTTACCTATGATGCAGACAGCAAAAAGGTACTCATCATCGAAGGCCTTCGCGAAGATTGGGTTCCAAAACCCGTAGATGTAGAATCCTTCAATTTTAACTTCTTAGACACACTCGGATTAAGCTTCTATAAACTAGCAAACGCATTTGCTATATACAATATACCCTACCATTGGAAGAAAGGAAAGGTCGAACAATGGAAATAA
- a CDS encoding DoxX-like family protein — translation MTKAGTTYRFIQYFIALIWLLNGLFCKILNLTPRHQEIVERILGDSYGRPLTILIGMSELVMVVWILSRWRSKLCAILQILVIGSMNIIEFSLASDLLLWGHFNIVFAFAFMTLIYYNEFKLKPKNL, via the coding sequence ATGACGAAAGCAGGAACTACCTACCGCTTCATTCAATACTTCATAGCCCTAATCTGGTTGCTTAACGGTCTGTTCTGCAAAATACTAAACCTTACCCCTCGGCATCAAGAGATTGTAGAACGCATTCTCGGTGATTCCTATGGCCGCCCACTTACTATTTTGATTGGAATGTCGGAGCTTGTCATGGTGGTCTGGATACTCAGCCGATGGCGATCCAAGCTATGTGCCATATTGCAAATCCTTGTGATTGGCAGCATGAACATCATCGAATTCTCCCTAGCATCGGATCTCTTACTATGGGGGCATTTCAATATCGTCTTTGCCTTCGCCTTTATGACCTTAATCTATTATAATGAGTTTAAGTTAAAACCGAAAAACTTATGA
- a CDS encoding bleomycin resistance protein, which produces MLTNIHPKIPSRDIAISKAFYSNQLGFRQLGAVYDGYLMLSKDQIELHLFEFKALNPKENYGMIYIRTNDIDGLYAEYINNKVAIHPNAPLQQKPWGKEFSILDPDSNLITFGGN; this is translated from the coding sequence ATGCTGACTAACATCCATCCAAAAATTCCTTCGCGCGATATCGCAATTAGTAAAGCTTTCTACAGCAACCAACTTGGTTTCCGTCAACTTGGCGCTGTCTACGATGGTTACCTGATGCTGAGCAAAGATCAGATTGAGCTGCATTTGTTCGAATTTAAAGCCCTCAATCCCAAAGAGAACTACGGAATGATCTATATCCGTACCAATGATATTGACGGTCTTTATGCCGAATACATTAACAATAAAGTGGCTATTCACCCTAATGCGCCATTACAGCAAAAACCCTGGGGAAAGGAGTTTTCTATTCTCGATCCCGACAGCAACTTAATTACTTTTGGAGGCAATTAA
- a CDS encoding DUF4919 domain-containing protein produces MKMKLILTLFIAVQLLIANAQDSTKITIPNFQDKYSEYVTKLEAGDTDIDYQDFRFSFIESEQFILATKQIVLQNQLKTEMYQEYHNENYQEAMKLAKQILSFDYTSLDAHKILRHCYQDQDDKDNFEKYLNIQLGLFQSIITSGDGRSCATGWKVIQVSEEYFVLHILKANKEKQSLVTEGGLCDQLDVVMEDGTKRTFYFDVSKVFEGYKKLKM; encoded by the coding sequence ATGAAAATGAAATTAATCCTCACCCTCTTTATTGCGGTACAACTGCTAATCGCCAATGCGCAAGACAGCACAAAAATTACGATCCCGAACTTTCAGGATAAGTACAGTGAGTATGTCACCAAGTTAGAAGCAGGCGATACAGATATCGATTACCAGGACTTCCGATTTTCTTTTATCGAAAGTGAGCAATTTATCCTAGCAACCAAACAAATTGTCTTGCAAAATCAACTTAAAACAGAAATGTATCAGGAATATCACAATGAGAATTATCAGGAAGCAATGAAGCTTGCCAAACAAATTCTCAGTTTTGATTACACCAGTCTAGATGCACACAAAATATTAAGGCATTGCTATCAGGATCAGGACGATAAAGATAATTTTGAAAAATATCTAAACATACAATTGGGGCTTTTTCAGTCGATCATCACCAGTGGTGATGGAAGATCCTGTGCAACTGGATGGAAAGTGATTCAAGTGTCCGAAGAGTATTTTGTTTTACATATCCTCAAAGCCAACAAAGAAAAGCAAAGTTTAGTAACAGAAGGCGGTTTATGCGATCAATTGGACGTCGTAATGGAAGACGGAACGAAAAGAACATTCTATTTTGATGTCTCCAAGGTCTTTGAAGGCTATAAAAAGTTAAAGATGTAG
- a CDS encoding alpha/beta hydrolase, which yields MIKAENDPKIIKEIQAFLKELNSGDGKPMEEMQAEEARKVLEGAQQSVKVDVSGITEKTFEINKNGHEVKCILIKPENKEAEVLPVFIFIHGGGWILGDYPTHKRLVRDLVVHSGAAAVFVDYSRSPEVKYPTAIEEIYTATEWVAANGEEIGVDGKNLAIAGNSVGGNMTAVTCLMAKDKKGPEIKFQLLLWPVTDANFNRDSWKEYADGRFLTANMMKWMWDNYLPDVEKRKEYYATPFNAPLDKLRGLPPALVHLAENDILFDEGLAYARKLDEAGVSTCIQTFNGFIHDYGLLNPLNHIAAVQFATQQAALGLKDALFK from the coding sequence ATGATCAAAGCAGAAAACGACCCTAAAATTATTAAAGAGATCCAGGCATTTTTAAAGGAGCTTAATAGCGGCGATGGCAAACCTATGGAAGAAATGCAAGCCGAAGAGGCACGCAAGGTGTTAGAGGGTGCCCAGCAATCGGTGAAAGTTGATGTTTCCGGTATAACTGAGAAAACCTTCGAGATTAATAAAAATGGCCACGAGGTAAAATGTATATTGATTAAACCAGAAAATAAAGAAGCGGAAGTCTTACCCGTATTTATCTTTATTCATGGGGGCGGTTGGATACTTGGCGACTACCCTACCCATAAACGTTTAGTTCGTGATCTCGTTGTACATTCAGGTGCAGCAGCTGTCTTTGTAGATTATTCGCGCTCTCCGGAGGTAAAATATCCTACAGCAATTGAAGAGATTTATACAGCTACAGAGTGGGTCGCCGCAAATGGAGAAGAAATTGGTGTGGATGGCAAGAACCTAGCAATTGCTGGCAATAGTGTTGGAGGCAATATGACGGCGGTAACCTGTCTGATGGCAAAGGATAAGAAAGGTCCTGAGATAAAGTTTCAGCTGTTGTTATGGCCAGTAACGGACGCGAATTTCAATCGAGACTCTTGGAAAGAATATGCTGACGGTCGTTTTCTGACAGCAAATATGATGAAATGGATGTGGGATAATTACCTGCCAGATGTAGAAAAAAGAAAAGAATACTATGCGACGCCGTTCAATGCGCCACTTGATAAACTCAGAGGGCTACCGCCAGCTCTCGTTCATTTGGCGGAGAATGATATCTTATTCGATGAAGGACTAGCTTACGCTCGAAAACTCGATGAGGCAGGTGTATCAACCTGCATTCAGACGTTCAATGGATTTATACATGATTACGGCCTCTTAAATCCGCTTAATCATATTGCAGCTGTGCAGTTCGCTACGCAGCAAGCAGCATTAGGATTGAAAGATGCGCTCTTTAAATAA
- a CDS encoding SusC/RagA family TonB-linked outer membrane protein, whose protein sequence is MKVLISLGVISLATFHPSQAMPLNRSVLEVQQLVSGRVLNEKGTPLEGVSVSLVSGGASVSTDARGSYAIAAGGQGQLRFSFVGYKDQTVEISGRTTVDVVLAEDISALDELVVVGMGKQKKASVIGAISTVKMEDLQVPSRSLTNALAGKMAGAVVVQRSGELGRDNGGIWIRGISTFSANRSPLILVDGVERDMQDISVEEIESVSILKDASATAVYGVRAANGVVIVTTRRGKVQKPAIDFVAETGASDLPNLPKFIDGADYAMLYNEALGRENYSPEYIENVRNGSDPYLYPNVNWYNEIYKKYSRNSQANLSIRGGGEVARYFVGFGYINEAGNYKDNPDNQYKSNMKLERYNFRSNVDISLTKTTEIGLEVSGSLTDLHTPGVGGQIYSATYTPAQTLFYWTSLATPISNPVRLPIGHDLEGNEIWGWGAPTQVGEYNPVERLMGSGYNTEFRNQFMSQISVNQKLDQLLPGLSFRFAFSFDAYNQTEIQRRKFSPTWGIQGRDDTTGDLIIKEVTQGQQTLDYSRNLVTNRAKELKGQFNYNKSFGVNNVTAMLMYYQRDYIDGNAGSSILALPYRRQGIALRTTYDYNGRYFAEFNVGYNGSENFPKEKRFGWFPAVAAGVILSNESYWENLRSTINLFKIRGSVGMVGSEALPNGNRYGYLSVYGNGLGGYTFGETGVGYAGTGEDRIGVTNLTWEKGLKQNIGLELGFWNDLVKFEADYFYEKRTDILLQRASLPVFSGFNSAPFANMGRMINRGVDGTLEVNKRLTNGGFRVYGNFTYAKDKILEQDEAQKNYAYRMRTGHKYGQQFGLVALGLFGSEEEIANSPTQTFGVVRPGDVKFQDTNGDGQITIDDETAIGYSTLPEVNYGFGFQVDYKGFDLGMFFRGQSRVSYALGGSYIPFNQGVGKGNIFAEALDRWTEDNPNPNALYPRIFNGTSANNWQASTRTLYDGSFLRLSEVELGYTFRAAWLDRVKMKKMRLYVLAHNLATFSPWKLWDPETGSNQGMNYPLQRKFNFGLRASF, encoded by the coding sequence ATGAAGGTACTTATCTCGTTAGGCGTTATCAGCCTGGCTACTTTTCATCCATCCCAAGCCATGCCCTTGAATCGATCCGTACTGGAAGTCCAACAGCTTGTCAGTGGTCGTGTATTGAACGAAAAAGGTACTCCACTGGAGGGAGTCAGCGTTTCCCTAGTTTCTGGAGGTGCCTCTGTATCTACAGATGCACGAGGATCGTACGCCATTGCTGCTGGCGGACAGGGACAATTACGTTTTTCATTTGTGGGCTACAAAGATCAAACGGTGGAAATATCCGGCCGTACAACCGTCGATGTTGTGTTAGCAGAGGATATCTCTGCGCTAGATGAGCTGGTGGTCGTGGGTATGGGTAAACAGAAAAAGGCTAGCGTTATTGGTGCGATTTCTACCGTGAAGATGGAAGATCTGCAAGTTCCTTCGCGTTCATTAACGAATGCATTAGCGGGAAAGATGGCCGGTGCTGTTGTTGTACAACGCTCCGGCGAATTAGGCCGTGATAACGGGGGTATTTGGATTCGCGGAATCTCTACGTTTAGTGCGAATCGCTCGCCACTTATATTGGTTGATGGTGTGGAGCGTGATATGCAGGATATATCCGTAGAGGAGATTGAATCGGTTTCCATTCTAAAGGATGCTTCGGCGACGGCAGTGTATGGTGTACGTGCCGCCAATGGTGTTGTTATCGTTACTACGCGTCGTGGAAAGGTACAAAAGCCTGCTATTGATTTCGTGGCAGAAACTGGTGCGTCGGATCTTCCGAACCTTCCTAAATTTATTGATGGTGCCGACTACGCCATGCTTTACAATGAGGCCTTAGGTCGTGAAAACTATTCGCCCGAATATATTGAAAACGTGCGCAATGGCTCCGATCCCTATCTATATCCTAATGTCAATTGGTATAATGAAATCTATAAAAAGTACTCTAGAAACAGCCAAGCGAATTTAAGTATTCGTGGTGGGGGTGAAGTAGCGCGCTATTTTGTTGGTTTTGGTTATATCAATGAGGCGGGAAACTACAAGGATAATCCGGATAACCAATATAAATCAAACATGAAGCTTGAGCGTTATAATTTTCGTTCAAATGTCGATATATCACTAACCAAAACTACAGAGATTGGTCTGGAAGTCAGTGGTAGTTTAACAGATCTTCATACGCCTGGAGTTGGTGGTCAAATCTACTCAGCAACCTATACGCCAGCGCAAACACTCTTTTATTGGACATCCCTAGCAACGCCAATTTCAAATCCTGTTCGTTTGCCTATTGGACACGATCTGGAAGGTAATGAAATCTGGGGCTGGGGCGCACCAACGCAAGTTGGAGAATACAATCCAGTAGAGCGTTTGATGGGATCGGGATACAATACGGAATTCCGAAATCAGTTTATGAGTCAGATTTCCGTAAATCAGAAGCTCGATCAGCTACTTCCGGGACTTAGTTTCCGCTTTGCGTTCTCTTTTGATGCATACAATCAGACAGAGATACAAAGACGTAAGTTTTCGCCAACATGGGGAATTCAAGGAAGAGACGATACAACAGGCGATCTTATTATCAAAGAAGTAACGCAAGGGCAGCAAACATTAGACTACTCAAGAAATCTGGTGACTAATCGTGCTAAGGAGCTCAAAGGGCAGTTTAACTACAACAAATCCTTTGGCGTAAACAATGTGACCGCTATGTTGATGTACTATCAGCGCGATTATATTGATGGGAATGCGGGAAGTTCAATCCTTGCGCTACCATACCGTCGTCAAGGTATTGCTCTTCGTACAACCTATGATTATAATGGACGCTACTTCGCCGAGTTTAATGTCGGTTATAATGGCTCGGAAAACTTCCCGAAAGAGAAACGCTTTGGTTGGTTCCCTGCTGTCGCTGCCGGCGTAATTCTATCCAATGAAAGCTATTGGGAGAATCTGCGTAGCACGATTAACCTGTTTAAGATCCGTGGATCTGTGGGTATGGTTGGTTCAGAAGCACTTCCTAATGGCAATCGCTATGGTTATCTTTCTGTATATGGCAATGGCTTAGGCGGCTATACCTTTGGCGAAACAGGGGTCGGTTATGCTGGCACGGGCGAAGACCGTATTGGAGTGACGAACCTGACTTGGGAGAAAGGACTAAAACAGAACATTGGTTTGGAATTAGGCTTTTGGAATGACCTCGTTAAGTTTGAAGCCGATTATTTCTATGAGAAAAGAACGGATATCTTATTGCAAAGAGCATCACTTCCGGTATTCTCAGGCTTCAATTCAGCGCCATTTGCGAATATGGGACGTATGATTAACCGGGGGGTCGATGGAACGTTAGAAGTCAATAAACGTCTTACAAATGGTGGATTTAGAGTATACGGTAACTTCACCTATGCGAAGGATAAAATCTTAGAGCAAGATGAGGCACAGAAAAACTACGCCTATCGTATGCGTACTGGACATAAATATGGCCAACAGTTTGGGCTTGTTGCATTAGGTCTATTTGGAAGTGAGGAGGAAATTGCTAACAGCCCGACACAGACATTCGGGGTGGTAAGACCTGGCGACGTGAAATTCCAAGATACTAATGGTGACGGTCAAATTACTATTGATGATGAAACAGCGATCGGTTATTCTACTTTGCCAGAAGTTAACTACGGCTTCGGATTCCAAGTAGATTACAAGGGCTTTGACTTGGGGATGTTCTTCCGTGGACAATCTCGTGTGTCGTATGCTTTAGGCGGTTCTTATATTCCTTTTAATCAAGGAGTAGGTAAGGGAAACATCTTTGCTGAAGCATTAGATCGCTGGACAGAAGATAATCCGAATCCTAACGCACTTTACCCACGTATCTTCAATGGTACCTCGGCCAATAACTGGCAGGCATCCACTAGAACACTATATGATGGAAGTTTCCTTCGTCTCTCAGAAGTTGAACTCGGCTATACTTTCAGAGCCGCTTGGTTAGACCGCGTGAAGATGAAGAAAATGCGCTTGTATGTGTTAGCTCATAACCTGGCAACATTCTCTCCATGGAAACTTTGGGATCCAGAGACAGGGTCGAATCAAGGAATGAACTATCCACTACAACGTAAATTCAATTTTGGACTTAGAGCCTCTTTTTAA
- a CDS encoding RagB/SusD family nutrient uptake outer membrane protein, with product MKKITIATLVAPILMLTGCADFLEKQPDDMKTDAMIWSTRAETEKFLYNVYSQIPSQNLHQDDPWLGVSDEVDLTWNVYNTYNINLGNWTTVSGFYLKWPNWYKAIRASYVFEQNVDMNPQLSEDLKKQYKAEVKFLRGYYYWLLLRQYGPVVLIDKLAPLDEPWRDYKRSPYDACVNYIVTCLDEAYNDLPMHYQSDKQWLGKPTKFAAKAVKADVLLMAASPQWNGNPLYADFKNEDGTPLTSQTYDANKWKRAADAANEVIQLAESTPAANVRLYKNNENGDGAVFNPYKSVRDIHIKKWNCEIIWGKAGLDVNAWEIHTSPGPNNLGGVGPTQRAVDAFFMKNGKTIEDATSGYSEDGFSTTGGEKWNTTNLDVTADRTKMIELIRTGDNWGHWPGDWNMFADREPRFYASVLYNKRVIPQLPADVVKRDYYSTNNNTVKQANGYGRVEFYFGGTSRQSGSYTFYPQTGYLVLKNVDPLSNLRDRQYVSSGRHQTFIRYATILLNYIESLNEFNPADPNIQKYWDMIRERAGIPSIYAVYPEIRGNKERQRQYIIQERQVELAFEGDRYFTTRRRLLSNTPDDGNPRRKAGDGGKFYGLDVYAGTAATNSFATREFYRVVPFETRVFSNKMNLFPIPQSEIDKAPLVVQNPGW from the coding sequence ATGAAAAAGATAACTATAGCAACGCTTGTTGCGCCGATATTAATGCTTACCGGATGTGCTGACTTCCTGGAGAAGCAACCCGATGATATGAAAACCGATGCGATGATTTGGAGTACACGCGCAGAGACCGAGAAGTTTCTGTACAATGTATATTCGCAGATACCTTCCCAAAACCTCCATCAGGATGACCCTTGGTTAGGAGTATCCGATGAAGTCGATCTAACGTGGAATGTCTACAACACTTATAACATCAACTTAGGGAACTGGACTACTGTTTCCGGATTCTACCTAAAATGGCCAAATTGGTATAAAGCTATTCGTGCTTCTTATGTCTTTGAGCAGAATGTCGATATGAATCCTCAACTAAGTGAGGACTTGAAGAAGCAATACAAAGCGGAGGTTAAATTCCTCAGAGGCTACTATTACTGGTTATTGTTAAGACAATATGGTCCGGTGGTATTAATCGATAAACTGGCACCACTTGATGAGCCGTGGCGCGATTACAAGCGTTCTCCATACGATGCCTGTGTGAACTATATTGTAACCTGTTTAGATGAGGCATACAATGATTTACCGATGCACTATCAAAGTGATAAACAATGGTTAGGCAAGCCAACGAAGTTTGCTGCAAAAGCGGTTAAAGCAGACGTATTGCTGATGGCAGCCAGTCCGCAATGGAATGGTAATCCACTGTATGCAGACTTTAAAAATGAAGATGGTACGCCATTGACATCGCAGACCTATGATGCGAATAAATGGAAACGTGCTGCAGATGCTGCAAATGAGGTCATCCAACTGGCTGAAAGTACGCCAGCAGCCAATGTTCGCTTGTATAAGAATAATGAAAATGGCGACGGTGCTGTCTTCAATCCCTACAAATCTGTTCGCGATATACATATCAAAAAATGGAATTGTGAAATCATCTGGGGTAAGGCTGGCTTAGATGTGAATGCGTGGGAAATACATACTTCGCCTGGTCCTAACAACTTAGGTGGTGTTGGCCCGACGCAACGTGCCGTTGATGCCTTCTTTATGAAAAATGGAAAAACAATAGAAGATGCTACTTCCGGCTATAGTGAAGATGGTTTCTCGACTACTGGAGGTGAAAAATGGAACACAACAAACTTGGATGTCACCGCCGATCGGACCAAGATGATAGAACTAATCCGCACAGGTGATAACTGGGGACACTGGCCTGGCGACTGGAATATGTTTGCCGATAGAGAGCCGCGCTTCTATGCTTCGGTACTCTATAACAAACGAGTGATTCCGCAATTACCTGCTGATGTGGTTAAACGTGATTACTATTCAACAAATAATAATACCGTAAAGCAAGCGAATGGCTACGGACGCGTAGAGTTCTACTTTGGTGGCACCTCTAGACAATCCGGATCCTATACATTTTATCCACAAACAGGCTATTTAGTATTGAAGAACGTAGATCCGCTAAGTAATTTGAGAGATCGTCAATATGTCAGCAGTGGAAGGCATCAAACCTTTATCCGTTATGCAACGATCTTATTGAATTATATTGAATCTTTAAATGAATTTAATCCGGCAGATCCGAATATTCAGAAATATTGGGATATGATTCGTGAACGCGCAGGTATTCCATCTATTTACGCTGTTTATCCAGAGATTAGAGGCAATAAAGAAAGACAACGTCAGTATATTATTCAGGAGCGACAAGTGGAGTTAGCATTCGAAGGAGACCGTTACTTCACTACCCGACGTCGTTTGCTATCGAATACACCAGACGATGGTAACCCTCGTCGTAAAGCAGGTGATGGCGGTAAATTCTATGGATTGGATGTGTATGCTGGTACCGCAGCAACAAATAGCTTTGCAACCAGAGAATTCTATCGTGTAGTGCCTTTTGAAACTCGCGTATTCAGTAATAAAATGAATCTATTCCCTATCCCACAATCAGAGATTGATAAAGCGCCGTTAGTGGTTCAAAATCCTGGTTGGTAA
- a CDS encoding DUF4855 domain-containing protein gives MKYILIIICLFLGLSSHAQEKFNKTDIVDLALIYHGGVHRAQYKWDRELFEPYVSYTNKDNKQKWLYDGFLFLEFKDGKGRNYAPGYDKLNARKVEWNWLLDRHFEKTTAFHALNDLISDKKKEIGSPSFKKHKVVMGLPSAIHKQTDWGELNGKALDFNVKEDRLSAIKWYIDAFMTRFKNEKFKNLEFTGFYWVDEDDRDGKGITNEVGDYVRSKGLKFYWIPYWNASGNTKWKEMGFDFAWQQPNHFFNAKIPDSRLQEACDLASGAKMGMEMEFDESALAGAKDSKRNRFIAYVDAFKRNGVFDVSSIAYYQGSAAFYKLIKSTDPRDHELYHMLADLIAKRKEKKEYKRLIAK, from the coding sequence ATGAAATATATCTTAATTATCATCTGTTTATTTTTGGGGCTTTCATCCCATGCCCAAGAGAAGTTTAACAAAACCGACATCGTAGACCTCGCTCTCATCTATCATGGTGGCGTTCATCGAGCGCAGTATAAATGGGATCGCGAACTCTTTGAACCCTATGTATCCTATACAAATAAGGATAACAAGCAGAAGTGGTTGTATGATGGATTTCTTTTCCTTGAGTTCAAAGACGGTAAGGGGCGCAATTATGCCCCGGGATACGATAAACTCAACGCGCGTAAAGTCGAGTGGAACTGGTTGTTGGATCGCCATTTTGAGAAAACAACAGCATTCCATGCTTTAAACGATTTGATTAGCGATAAGAAAAAAGAAATCGGATCACCAAGCTTTAAGAAGCATAAGGTCGTGATGGGATTACCATCAGCTATTCACAAACAGACTGATTGGGGCGAACTGAATGGTAAGGCTTTAGACTTCAATGTGAAGGAAGACCGACTGTCAGCGATAAAATGGTATATCGATGCTTTTATGACACGCTTTAAGAACGAGAAGTTTAAAAACCTTGAGTTTACAGGTTTCTATTGGGTAGATGAGGATGATCGCGATGGAAAAGGTATTACCAACGAAGTTGGCGACTATGTACGTTCGAAAGGCTTAAAGTTCTATTGGATTCCATACTGGAATGCATCTGGAAATACCAAATGGAAAGAGATGGGCTTCGACTTCGCTTGGCAACAACCAAACCACTTCTTCAATGCGAAGATCCCAGATTCGCGATTACAAGAAGCTTGTGATTTAGCAAGTGGTGCAAAGATGGGGATGGAAATGGAGTTCGATGAATCGGCATTAGCAGGTGCAAAGGATAGCAAACGCAATCGCTTTATCGCCTATGTGGATGCATTCAAAAGAAACGGAGTATTTGATGTCTCTTCCATTGCGTACTACCAAGGAAGTGCAGCATTCTATAAACTTATTAAATCAACAGATCCTCGTGATCATGAATTGTACCATATGCTTGCCGATTTAATTGCCAAGCGCAAAGAAAAGAAAGAATACAAACGCTTAATCGCGAAATAG
- a CDS encoding n-acyl-d-glucosamine 2-epimerase: protein MTIENFKAYAEQYKQNLLDDVVPFWLNNSQDLAYGGYFTCLDRDGNVFDTDKFIWLQCRQVWCFAMLYNEVEQKEEWLKCAIQGAEFLLKNGMDPQGNWYFSLTQEGKPLVQPYNIFSDCFACMAFGQLFKATQDQQYAELALRTFQNILKRKDNAKGQYNKLIAGVRDLQGFSLPMILSNLVLEVEHLLDKTLVQETIANTTDTILNRFYKKDLDIILENVGIEGEFVDCFEGRLVNPGHGLEAMWFLMDIGVRNNNQQLIDQAKDISLSLLSYGWDDTYGGIFYFRDINDKPPLQLEWDQKLWWVHMETLVCLLKGYLHTGDERCWEWFEKVHAYTWQHFADPAHGEWFGYLNRAGEPLLTLKGGKWKGCFHVPRGLYQCWKTLEQLIDKQEKTNN from the coding sequence ATGACAATAGAAAATTTTAAAGCGTATGCGGAGCAGTATAAACAGAATTTGCTCGATGATGTCGTACCATTCTGGTTGAATAACTCCCAGGACTTAGCCTATGGTGGATACTTTACCTGCTTAGATCGCGACGGCAATGTATTCGACACGGATAAGTTTATCTGGTTGCAATGCCGACAAGTATGGTGCTTTGCCATGTTATACAATGAAGTAGAGCAAAAAGAAGAATGGTTAAAATGTGCAATTCAAGGTGCTGAATTCCTGTTGAAGAACGGAATGGATCCCCAAGGGAATTGGTACTTCTCCTTAACACAAGAAGGAAAGCCTCTGGTGCAACCCTATAATATCTTTTCTGACTGCTTTGCCTGCATGGCATTTGGACAGCTTTTTAAAGCCACGCAAGACCAGCAATATGCAGAACTCGCGCTACGTACATTTCAAAATATATTAAAGCGTAAAGACAACGCCAAAGGACAATACAATAAACTGATTGCAGGTGTTCGAGACCTGCAAGGATTCTCCTTACCGATGATTCTTTCGAACCTCGTCTTGGAAGTCGAGCATCTGCTCGATAAAACCCTCGTACAAGAGACTATTGCTAATACAACAGATACCATCTTAAACCGCTTCTATAAAAAGGATTTGGATATTATCCTCGAGAACGTAGGTATAGAAGGAGAGTTTGTAGACTGCTTTGAGGGGCGATTAGTGAACCCCGGACACGGACTCGAAGCCATGTGGTTTCTCATGGATATTGGCGTCAGAAACAACAATCAACAGCTCATTGACCAAGCTAAGGATATCTCCTTGTCTTTACTTTCCTACGGATGGGATGATACTTACGGTGGAATTTTCTATTTTAGAGATATCAATGATAAACCTCCCTTACAATTAGAATGGGATCAGAAACTTTGGTGGGTACATATGGAAACCCTGGTATGCTTATTAAAAGGCTATTTACATACCGGCGATGAGCGTTGTTGGGAATGGTTTGAGAAAGTACATGCCTACACATGGCAACACTTTGCAGACCCAGCACACGGCGAATGGTTTGGCTACTTAAATAGGGCAGGAGAACCCCTATTAACATTGAAGGGTGGCAAATGGAAAGGCTGCTTCCATGTACCAAGGGGATTATATCAATGTTGGAAAACCCTAGAGCAGCTGATTGATAAACAGGAAAAAACAAACAATTAA